A window of Enterobacter ludwigii genomic DNA:
TTGTGGTTCGCGGCTTTCGCTTCTGGTGTCGCAAAGCGGCCATCAGCTTCTTCCTGATCCACGACGCGTTCCAGCCAGGCATCATCCATCGCCGTTTTCGCGCAGAACACTACCACGTGAGAAGCATCCAGCATTTTGCGTTCGTTGAAGACATAGGTGCCCGCAGCAGACTTCGCCACGCGTGCTTTACCTTCCTCGGTGCTGGCAACAATAAAGTGCCACGGCTGGGAGTTGGTGCTGGACGGGCTGTACTGCAGCAGGGTTTTGATTTTTTCCGCTTCTTCAGCGGTCAGTTTTTTGCTTGCGTCGAACGCCTTGGTGGAGTGGCGTTTCAGGGCGACAGAAATGATATCCATAACAACTCCTGGTGATGAAATTCGCCCGTGTGCGGGCGCGAAAGGTGAGCAGATTACAGCGCGACGCGGAAAAAGATAAGTGCAATTCGAGCGCTTAATCTGTTCGTCTCAGACGAACAATCAAGCCGGACGGATCCACTTCTGGTCTTTTTTCGGTAGCTTATCCACCACCAGATGCCAGGAATCATTGATGAGGTCGGTAACCAGTTCCGGTGTCACATCGTCAGTGCCGTAAAGGGAAATCCAGTGCTTTTTACTCAGATGGTAGCCCGGCTCTATCCCGCGATAGATCTGCTGATTAAGCAGGGATTTCTCCGGGTCTGATTTCAGGCTAACGTGCGGGCGCCTGTGGGCAACCGCCACAATCATGAAAATTTTTCCGCCTACTTTAAACACGTCAAACCCCGGCCCAAACGGCCAGCAGTGTTCGGTGAACGGCAGCTCCAGCGCCACGCGTTTTGCGTGCTCCTGCAATGCCTTACTCTCCATCGCTCTCCTCCTGGGCAAGCCCGCGCCACATCACCTCAAAGCCGAGCGCTTTAAAATCAACGGCGCGGGAAGGATCGCGGGTGGCAAATTCCATCGTCGCTTCGGCCAGCGATAAAAACAGCGCATCGCCGAACGTTTTAAATTCATCAGACATAAATACATGACGCACCGAGCGGCGGCAGAGTTCATGCAGCTCGGGGAACATCTCTTTCACAGCCTGCTCAGTTTCAGCGTTGATCTTTTCACTCACGCCAAGCTGGCGAATCGCGGCGTGAGCGAGAGGGTTTTTGATCCCCCAGTCAACGTAGCTGTTCCAGATGTTTCGCGTGTGCTCTTTTGGCGTGGTAAGGCTGCGATCCAGGTTGGACAGCATTGCCTGACAGAGATCCTGCTTCAGGTGCAAATAGAGGGCATTCAGCAGATCGTCTTTGGTAGCAAAGTAGCGAAACAGAGTCCCTTCGGCGACGCCCGCGTTTCGGGCGATGAGTGCCGTTGAGGCGGCAATACCTGACTGTGCAAACGCCACCGTTGCGGCTTCCAGCAAGGCCTGTTTTTTATCTTCACTCTTCGGACGTGCCACTAAATTTTTCCCCCTGTCAATTATAAAAACCCTGATTGAAACACGTGCTTTGACACGCTGCAACGCGGAATGTCAAAGATCGAAAACGTCTTGACGACTTTATCATCACATCTATAATGAGTGCTTACTCACTCATAATCAAGTTTACCCCGCGCAAACCATCGGATGGGGCGCGTTTTCGGGTCAGGATATGAAAAAGCCTCAATTCATCTGCGTGGTGTTTGTCATGATTATTGCTTCAGCTGCAAGTTTACCGTTTGTCCTGAATGCCGGATTTGGCCAGTCCCCGCAGGGGGCTCAGCTCACGGAAGTCGAGGCTTCCCCACAGCATCGTGACGGGAAATTCCACAATACGTTGCCGACACCGGGTTATAACGGTGACAAGAATATGCTGGTGGCGATGTGGGAGTTTCTGACCCAAAAAACGGAAAACGCACGCCCGGCTCAGCCGCTGCCGATGGTGAAAACCGATCTTGCGAGCCTGCCGCTGGAGCAGGACACCCTGGTGTGGCTTGGTCACTCTTCCTGGTATCTCCAGCTGGCGGGCAAACGCATTCTGATCGATCCGGTGCTGGGTAACTATGCCGCGCCGTTCTCGTTCCTGAATAAAGCCTTCGTCGGCGAGTATCCATGGCGCGCTGAGAGCATGCCGGAAATCGACCTGCTGATTATCTCGCACGATCACTACGATCATCTTGATTACGCCACCATCAGGGCATTACTGCCGAAGGTGAAGCGTGTGGTGACACCGCTGGGTGTCGGATCTCACCTGCGTTACTGGGGGATGAAACCAGAGATTATCGACGAGCGAGACTGGAACCAGTCGGTGCACATCAGTGATGAATTGACGGTGCATGTACTGCCGGCGCGTCACTTCTCCGGACGCGGTATCAAACGCGATCAAACCTTGTGGGGCAGTTTTATGTTCGTTACGCCAGAGCAGAAGGTTTACTACAGCGGTGACTCCGGGTACGGCCCGCACTTCAGGGCTATCGGCGAACAGTTTGGCGAGGTGGATTTAGCCATTATGGAAAACGGCCAGTACGACCAGGACTGGAAGTACATCCACATGCTGCCGGATGAAACGGCGCAGGCTTCAGCCGATCTTAATGCAAAAGCCGTCGTGCCCGGGCATAACGGGCGCTTCGTACTGGCGAAGCACACATGGAACGACCCGCTGATCCAGCTGGCAAAAGCCAGCAAGGACAAAAACTATCGGCTGCTGACACCGGAGTTGGGTGAGCCTGTTCGGGTGAGCGATACCACGCAAACATTTCGCGAGTGGTGGGAATAATGTTTAAGCGAGAAGCTGAAGGGGAGAGCAGTATGACCATTTCCGCTCAAGTCATTGATACCATCGTCGAGTGGATCGACGACAACCTGCATCAGCCATTACGTATTGACGAGATTGCTCGCCACGCGGGTTACTCGAAATGGCACCTGCAGAGACTCTTTATGCAGTACAAAGGGGAGAGTCTGGGACGTTATATCCGTGAACGCAAGCTGCTGCTGGCGGCGCGCGATTTGCGCGAATCAGACGAGCGCGTCTATGAAATCTGCCTGCGCTACGGGTATGACTCGCAGCAGACGTTTACGCGCATCTTTACCCGCACGTTCAACCAGCCGCCCGGAGCATACCGCAAAGAGAATCATAGCCAGGCGCATTGAACATATCGAAATTCAGGCCGGGTAAGGCGTAGCCATTACCCGGCTTTTTTATGGCTTACGACGCCAGCGAAAACCAGCGACGCCAGACGAAACGCAACACGAAGAATTCGATAACCCCAAGCAGTAAAAACCACAGGCAGAACAAAATGGTGTAAAGCTGGTTAAGATCGACCATATGGAAGGTGGTAACCAGTTTCTCCGCCAGCACCAGCCCAGGCGAGGGCGCAGGAAGCAGCAGGCACGAAAGCAGGGCCAGCAATAAAATGCCTCCTGCTGTGAGCAGCGATTCTAACGGGTGTTTCATCTTAATGTTAATCGTCAGTTAAAAATGTCATTGTCCGGCATCCCGGAACGTAAAGCAATATAAACCCGCCTACTCGATTTCAAGAAAATAATCGCCGTAATCTGTGTGTCAATCACAGGAATAAAATATTACCCGGCAGATAATTAAATTAATATCGCGTTATGTCAATAAATGTCTGCGTTACGAAAATAATTTTACAAATGTATAGGTGCTAAAACCAATTAACGTGGCAATAACAATGGCTGCGATAATATATAACGCCAGGCGGCGCCCGCGATAAATACCAAACATGGATCCTCCTCGTTTAGATTTGGTTTAGAAACATTTTGTAAAAATTAGCTCATCGAAATAGTTTTAAGCAGTTTTGAATAACCGAGACGCAATTATATTGCGGTAGATCAATTTTACCCGCAAGACTTTAAAATGAATTTATTTAAGCCAGAAAGGAATTCAGGCTTCTCTTCACCGGATATTGAAGGAAAAATACGATGACTGAAAAAAAATTGTCCCCAAACGTGCCGCCTTCCGGCGGGCTGGCATATCAGCAGACCGTCGAGCAGGTGCTTACCCACACGCAGAGCCAGGCCAGCGGTCTGGACCGTGCAGAGGCGCAGGCGCGTCTGCAAAAATCTGGTCCGAACGCGCTGCCGGAGAAAAAAGGTAAACCCGCCTGGCTGCGTTTTTTGGCCCATTTTAATGATGTGCTGATTTATGTCCTGCTGGCCGCCGCCGTATTAACGGCAGTGATGGGCCACTGGGTCGATACGCTGGTTATTTTGGGTGTCGCAGTCATTAATGCGTTAATTGGTCATGTTCAGGAAAGTAATGCGGAAAAATCCCTGAAGAGTATTCGTAATATGCTCTCCAGCGAGGCGCGCGTTATTCGCAACGGCAATCATGAAACTATACGGACAACTGAAATAGTCCCGGGCGATATTATCGTATTACGTGCGGGAGATCGTATTCCGGCGGATATGCGTCTCATCGAAGCGCATAATTTACGGGTAGAAGAAGCGATTTTGACCGGTGAATCCACGGTTGTGGATAAACACATTTATCCGCTGAACGGTGAATTACCGTTGGGCGATCGTACCAACATGGTCTTCTCCGGAACGACCGTAAGTGCGGGCGGCGGCGTTGGCGTGGTCACCGCGACCGGTAAGGATACGGAACTCGGCCACATCAACCAGATGATGGCGGGCATCGAAAAGCACCGCACGCCGCTGCTGGTACAAATGGACAAGCTGGGTAAAGCGATCTTCGTCATTATTCTGGCAATGATGGCTGCGCTGTTTGTTTTCAGCCTGGTATTTCGTGAGATCCCGATGGGCGAGTTACTGCTCTCCCTGATTAGCCTGGCGGTAGCATCCGTACCGGAAGGCCTGCCGGCGATTATCTCCATCATCCTTTCTCTGGGCGTGCAGGCGATGGCGCGTAAGCGGGCCATTATCCGCAAACTGCCGACGGTGGAAACTCTGGGAGCAATGACCGTGGTCTGCTCGGACAAAACCGGCACCCTGACCATGAACGAGATGACGGTAAAAGCCATCATCACCGCTGACAGCTGCTATCGTGTAGATGGTAACAGCTACGAGCCGGTGGGCAATATTTACCTGGAGGGGAGCGACGAGCCCATACAAATCCAGCCTGGCACCATGCTGGAGCAGTACCTGCGGACCATTGACCTGTGTAATGACAGCCAGCTGATTCAGGACGAGCGCGGTCTGTGGGGGATTACCGGCGGGCCGACCGAAGGCGCGCTAAAGGTACTGGCAGCGAAAGCTCATCTTGAGCCGGTCATGACCACGCTGGTTAACAAGATCCCGTTTGACTCGCAGTATAAGTACATGAGCACCCACTACCAGGTCGGCAGTGAGGAGCAGATTTTAATTACCGGCGCGCCAGATGTGATTTTCGCCCTGTGCGCGCAGCAGCAGAGCCGTAACGGTACACAAGATTTCGACCGCGCGTACTGGGAAACCGAGATGGAGCGCTATGCGCGCCAGGGGCTGCGTATGGTGGCAGCAGCGTTCAAACCGACGAGCGGCGAGCAGGCGTTAACCCACGATGCGCTGAAGCACGGTCTAATCTTCCTCGGTATTGCCGGGATGATGGACCCACCGCGTCCGGAAGCCATTGCGGCGATAAACGCCTGTCAGCAGGCGGGGATCCGCGTGAAGATGATCACCGGCGATCACCCGCAGACGGCAATGAGCATCGGCCAGATGTTGGGGATCAGTAACAGCGAGCAGGCCGTAACGGGTTATCAGCTGGAGAAAATGGACGACGCCGGGCTGGCTGAAGCCGCGGTGAAGTATGACATCTTCGCCCGTACCAGCCCGGAGCATAAGCTGCGCCTGGTGAAAGCGTTGCAGGACAAAGGTGAAATCGTCGGCATGACCGGTGACGGTGTTAATGATGCCCCGGCGCTGCGTCAGGCGGATGTGGGCATCGCGATGGGCATCAAAGGCACGGAAGTGACCAAAGAGGCTGCGGACATGGTCCTGACGGACGATAACTTCGCCACCATCGCCAGCGCGGTGAAAGAGGGGCGTCGCGTTTACGACAACCTGAAGAAGACCATCCTCTTCATTATGCCGACCAACCTCGCGCAGGGGTTGCTGATTGTCATTGCGCTGCTGGCAGGAAATATCATTCCGCTGACCCCGGTGCTGATTTTGTGGATGAACATGGCCACTTCCGCCACGCTCTCCTTCGGCCTGGCCTTTGAGGCCGCCGAACGCAACATCATGCGTCGTCCACCACGTAAGACCGGACAGCACGTGATGGATGCCTACGCCGTGTGGCGCGTGGCCTTCGTCGGCACCATGATTGCCATTGCGGCCTTTGCACTTGAAGCCTGGCTGGCCCCGCGCGGCCACAGCGCGGAGTTCATCCGCACCGTGCTGCTACAGATGCTGGTCTGTGCCCAGTGGGTCTACATGATTAACTGCCGCAACACGGAATCATTCTCCCTGAACAGCGGCCTGCTGGCGAACAAAGGGATCTGGCTGGTGACGGGTGTGCTGTTCCTGCTTCAGGCGGCGATTATCTACCTGCCATTTATGCAGATGCTGTTTGGTACGGAAGCCCTTCCGCTGCGCTACTGGTTTGTGACCCTGGCCGTTGCAGGCGTGATGTTCTTCGTCGTCGAAATCGAGAAGCGGCTGACCCGCAGGTTCCGTAAGTCTGCATAGCGAAAACACCTCTCCCCAGGTGGGGAGAGGATTACGGAGCGGTTGCCCATAGTTCACAATGTTTTTGCACCAGAGAAATAAGCGAGCCGCCGTCGGCAATAAAGTCCCGCATGCGTTGCGCCTCGCTCTTGCCCTGCTTTAACAGCAGGGCAATTTCCGTTATCGCACTTGTCGCGCCGAGTTTCTCGGCCGACGGTGCAACCTGCTCCAGCAGCCAGTCGATCTCTTCTGCAACAGTCTTCTGCTCGCCGGTGTAAACGTCCGTCAGAATGCCCTCTAATCCGTAACGGCATGCCTGAAAACGGTTAAAACGATACAGCAGAAAATCCCGCTCCTGATGCTTATAGGGCCGCGCGGTCAATAGCCAGTGTGACGTAGCCTGAATTAACCCGGCAATATTGATCGCGTGGCCGAGCGTCAGCGGGGTATCCATCACCCGCACCTCCACGGTGCCAAAATGTGGGCTGGGACGAATATCCCAGTGCAGATCTTTAATGCTGTCGACCATGCTGGTGGCACTCAAACGGCGGAACAGCCCTTCAAACTCCTGCCAGTTGTTAACCCACGGCATTTGGCCGTTATCCGGGAATCCGGAAAAGATATTAAGCCGCGACGAGGCAAACTTCGTGTCTGTACCCTGCATGTACGGCGATGCCGCCGCCAGGGCAATGAAGTGCGGCACAAAACGTGACAGGCCGTGCAGCAGATAAATGGCGTCATCCCCGGTCCGGCAACCGATATGCACATGCTGGCCGAACACCGTCGCCTGCAAAATCAGGTAGCCAAAGCGCTCCAGCGTGATGTTATAGCGCTCGTCGTCGCACACTTCCTGACGCTGCCATTTCTGGAACGGATGCGTTCCGCCGCCGCAAATCTGAATATGCTGATCCGCTGCCGCTCGCAGGATGCTTTGCTGAATCACAGAGAGCTGTGCTGCCGCCTGGTCGATGTTCTGACACACCCCAGTAGCGATTTCGAGCATGCTTTCGGTGATGTCGTGTTTGACTTCACCGCCTTTGATGTCGTTTTTAACGGCGGCGATAAGGGCTGAGGAGTCCTGGCTGAGATCGTATCCAGGCGGGTTCACCACCTGCAGTTCGAGTTCGATGCCAAGAGTGAAAGGTTCGGAGGAATGGAAATCGGGTAAAGGCATGGCGCACTCCGTTGTCTGTTATGTGTTGAGTATAGACAACGAGGGTGGCGCGCTCGTCTCAGGGTGGTATAACTGTTAGCAGGCTTAGCAAAAGGGGAGTGACTCATGTCTGACTATCCAACCATTGCGCTGATTGGACCCGGTGCGATTGGGACCACCATTGCCGCAGTGCTGCATGACGCTGGCCGCACGCCGTTGTTGTGCGGACGCACCGCGCACCCGGAATTGCGTTTGCGTCACGATGAGGGAGAAACGGTGGTGCCCGGTCCGGTATTAACGGATCCGAGTATCATCACGCGCCCCGTTGATCTCGTTTTTGTGGCGGTAAAAACGACGCAAAATGCCGACAGCGCCGGATGGCTGCGCGTGCTGTGTGACGAAAACACCGTGGTCTGCGCCCTGCAAAATGGCGTTGAGCAAAAAGCCCAGCTTGCGCCGTGGGTCAACGGCGCAACGGTACTGCCGTCGGTGGTCTGGTTCCCGGCGCAGCGTGAGCCGGATGCTTCAGTATGGCTGCGCGCCAAACCGCGTCTGACATTGCCGGATGTCCCGCAGGCACAACGAGTGGTCGATGCCCTGCGTGGCACACGCTGTGCGGTTGAACTGTCGGCAGATTTCTCCAGTGTGGCATGGCGCAAACTGCTGCAAAATGCGGTGGCTGGCCTGATGGTGCTGGCCAATCGTCGCGCCGGGATGTTCTCTCGCGAGGATATTAGCGAGCTGGCGCTTGCGTATTTGCGTGAAGGGCTGGCCGTCGCTCGTGCCGAGGGGGCAAACCTGGACGATGAGGTGGCACAAGAGATCCTGACAAACTTCCAGCATGCACCTGCCGATTTAGGCACATCGATCCTCGCAGATCGTCAGGCCAACCGGCCCCTGGAGTGGGATATTCGTAACGGTGTTATTCAACGTTATGGTCGCGCGCACGGTATCCCGGTTCCCATTAGCGACGTGGTAGTGCCACTGCTGGCGGCAGGGAGTGAAGGCCCGGGATAAAGGAGAAAGCGGTCTTCGAGAGAGGGGAGCGCTGGCATCCATTGCGGGACATTCAGAATCGATCGTTGATGTCTGATTAATATGCCCCCTATTTCCTTCTATTGATGTGGCAAGTCATTACAGAGTTCTTGTAATTCATTGAACAGTCTTGCCACATGGAAACCGTCGCACACGGAATGGTGTACCTGAACGGCGAGAGGTAACAGTACTTTCCCATCTTGTTCGTAATATTTTGCGAGAGTGAACATCGGAGCAAAAAAGTTCTGCATATTAGCAACGTTGACATTAAAACTGGTAAAACTCACCCAGGGAATAGCCGATACGAAAAATATATTTTCCCGAGACTCTTCCTTAGGCCAATATGCAAGGTTATTACCATAGCGTGCAACGTCTTCTGAATAAGTATTCTGGAAGTGTTGAATATTGCCATCGTAATGGCTCCACATTGATGAAAAGGTCTCTGTTTCATTATGGAAAATAGTATAGTTGGGATGAATTTCATTCCAAATGACAAGCTCATTGTGCTTTATGGCCATACGAAACTCCGTATGCCTGTTGACAATTTTAGCAAGGAGGAAAATCATCGTAGGGTAGAATTTCCAGCCAACCTCTTTTATATGTTTCAGCAGCGCGGTAATGTCTATCAGAACCGTTTGGTTAAATGTACTTTGAGCAAATCCCTGAAATACCTCAAAATGCTCTTTTCTTGCCCAACGCGATAAATCAACGGGTGTATATTCTGGAATTATTTTTTTCATTTTTTATCCTTTTGCTGGCAAGCCGACAGGTTCCGAACCGTGCTGGTCGAGAACGCACTGGTGAGAGTAGCGCATCCTTATACGGGAAGAAAGGAGATGTCAGAGCATATCCGCTCTGCTGCCCGGCGAAACTGGCGCCTGATATGCACTGGCATCCGGCACGTTTTCCAAACCGAAATCTGCCCGCCAGAATTGTCCTCTTAAGCCATAGCAGAGCTCTGATGCCGAGCTTTTCAACAGGATAAAACTGTGCAAGCCAAAATCACCGGCTGCCTGAGCCTGCTGATTGCGCAGGATTTTTAGTGGAATTTTCCTTAATGCCATTAAGCGCCGAATAACGGCATCTTGCTGGATATCAAAACTGGCAATTAACGGCAGAATAGCGTCAGGGCGGGTAACGAATCCTGGATTCAGCATCTCTTTTCCTTGTCATCCCTTAAGCACAGCCAGAGTAACAGATGGCTTACCACAGGCAATTACCAGGAAAATAGAGTTGTATTTGCGGTGAAGCCAGAAATGACCTTCGGTCAGCAGAGAGATCGCCGGACCAGCATCTTTTCAGCCTTAAACACATATGCGAAACTTACCGCTTCTGAAAAAATGTGGTGGGACCCGCTCAATGTCAGAACCATCTTCGCAGTGCCTTTTCAGTGAAGGACTGATCAACTTTCCTGATGGCTATCAGGATCGTACCGTAAACGTATTCGCGCCGCCCGCGGCGGATGCACCAGCGTTTAATATCTCCCGCGATGCCCTCAACCCCGGCGAAACGCTTGCCGCGTATATCGATCGCCAGCTCGCCCTGATGGAAAAACACATCAAAGGCTGGAAGCAGGGTGAGCGTAGCGACGCGACGCTTGGCGACAGCCTTTTGCAGGGTGAAATTGTCCATGCCAGCTACCTGCGCGACGGGAAACGCGTCTGGCAGCAGCAGGCCGTGTTTACTGTCGACAGCCATAAAATTCTGGTGTTCACCATGACCTGCACTCGCGTGCTGGACGATGCCGACAGCGCGCTGTTTGGCGAACTTCTCAGGAGCTTCCGCTTCCACCAGTAACTTCAGGGACCGTTGTTATGTTTGAAGCAGCACGCGTTGGTGATGATATCGGCCACTCCGGTGCGCTGGCCGGGATGATTGCCGGAACGATTGTCGGTGGTCTGATTGCCGCCGCCGGGGGGATTCTGGCGGGGGCCATGTTTATTGCCGGCCTTGGCGCATCCTGTCTTGGTGTGGGCGTTCTGCTCGTCGGCGCCAGCCTGGCCGTGGGGTATTACACCGGGGAGCTGGCGACCGCCGCCCGGGACAGCATCGCAGACGCCGGGGCATCCAGCATGACGAAGAAAGGCGTCATCACCTCCGGCTCGCCCAATGTGTTTATCAACGGTAAACCTGCCGCCATGGCCACGGACAGCGCGGTGAAGTGCTCTGACGACGGCTCGCAGCAGATGGCCGAAGGCTCCTCGCGGGTCTCTATTAACGGTCTGCCTGCGGCTCGCATCGGGGATCGAACCACCTGCGACGCGAAGGTGATGACCGGTTCGG
This region includes:
- the nfsB gene encoding oxygen-insensitive NAD(P)H nitroreductase; translation: MDIISVALKRHSTKAFDASKKLTAEEAEKIKTLLQYSPSSTNSQPWHFIVASTEEGKARVAKSAAGTYVFNERKMLDASHVVVFCAKTAMDDAWLERVVDQEEADGRFATPEAKAANHKGRTYFADMHRVDLKDDDQWMAKQVYLNVGNFLLGVGAMGLDAVPIEGFDAAILDEEFGLKEKGFTSLVVVPVGHHSVEDFNATLPKSRLPLSTVVTEC
- a CDS encoding MmcQ/YjbR family DNA-binding protein — its product is MESKALQEHAKRVALELPFTEHCWPFGPGFDVFKVGGKIFMIVAVAHRRPHVSLKSDPEKSLLNQQIYRGIEPGYHLSKKHWISLYGTDDVTPELVTDLINDSWHLVVDKLPKKDQKWIRPA
- a CDS encoding TetR/AcrR family transcriptional regulator, with translation MARPKSEDKKQALLEAATVAFAQSGIAASTALIARNAGVAEGTLFRYFATKDDLLNALYLHLKQDLCQAMLSNLDRSLTTPKEHTRNIWNSYVDWGIKNPLAHAAIRQLGVSEKINAETEQAVKEMFPELHELCRRSVRHVFMSDEFKTFGDALFLSLAEATMEFATRDPSRAVDFKALGFEVMWRGLAQEESDGE
- a CDS encoding MBL fold metallo-hydrolase — its product is MKKPQFICVVFVMIIASAASLPFVLNAGFGQSPQGAQLTEVEASPQHRDGKFHNTLPTPGYNGDKNMLVAMWEFLTQKTENARPAQPLPMVKTDLASLPLEQDTLVWLGHSSWYLQLAGKRILIDPVLGNYAAPFSFLNKAFVGEYPWRAESMPEIDLLIISHDHYDHLDYATIRALLPKVKRVVTPLGVGSHLRYWGMKPEIIDERDWNQSVHISDELTVHVLPARHFSGRGIKRDQTLWGSFMFVTPEQKVYYSGDSGYGPHFRAIGEQFGEVDLAIMENGQYDQDWKYIHMLPDETAQASADLNAKAVVPGHNGRFVLAKHTWNDPLIQLAKASKDKNYRLLTPELGEPVRVSDTTQTFREWWE
- a CDS encoding RamA family antibiotic efflux transcriptional regulator translates to MTISAQVIDTIVEWIDDNLHQPLRIDEIARHAGYSKWHLQRLFMQYKGESLGRYIRERKLLLAARDLRESDERVYEICLRYGYDSQQTFTRIFTRTFNQPPGAYRKENHSQAH
- a CDS encoding DUF1158 domain-containing protein, which codes for MKHPLESLLTAGGILLLALLSCLLLPAPSPGLVLAEKLVTTFHMVDLNQLYTILFCLWFLLLGVIEFFVLRFVWRRWFSLAS
- a CDS encoding cation-transporting P-type ATPase, which codes for MTEKKLSPNVPPSGGLAYQQTVEQVLTHTQSQASGLDRAEAQARLQKSGPNALPEKKGKPAWLRFLAHFNDVLIYVLLAAAVLTAVMGHWVDTLVILGVAVINALIGHVQESNAEKSLKSIRNMLSSEARVIRNGNHETIRTTEIVPGDIIVLRAGDRIPADMRLIEAHNLRVEEAILTGESTVVDKHIYPLNGELPLGDRTNMVFSGTTVSAGGGVGVVTATGKDTELGHINQMMAGIEKHRTPLLVQMDKLGKAIFVIILAMMAALFVFSLVFREIPMGELLLSLISLAVASVPEGLPAIISIILSLGVQAMARKRAIIRKLPTVETLGAMTVVCSDKTGTLTMNEMTVKAIITADSCYRVDGNSYEPVGNIYLEGSDEPIQIQPGTMLEQYLRTIDLCNDSQLIQDERGLWGITGGPTEGALKVLAAKAHLEPVMTTLVNKIPFDSQYKYMSTHYQVGSEEQILITGAPDVIFALCAQQQSRNGTQDFDRAYWETEMERYARQGLRMVAAAFKPTSGEQALTHDALKHGLIFLGIAGMMDPPRPEAIAAINACQQAGIRVKMITGDHPQTAMSIGQMLGISNSEQAVTGYQLEKMDDAGLAEAAVKYDIFARTSPEHKLRLVKALQDKGEIVGMTGDGVNDAPALRQADVGIAMGIKGTEVTKEAADMVLTDDNFATIASAVKEGRRVYDNLKKTILFIMPTNLAQGLLIVIALLAGNIIPLTPVLILWMNMATSATLSFGLAFEAAERNIMRRPPRKTGQHVMDAYAVWRVAFVGTMIAIAAFALEAWLAPRGHSAEFIRTVLLQMLVCAQWVYMINCRNTESFSLNSGLLANKGIWLVTGVLFLLQAAIIYLPFMQMLFGTEALPLRYWFVTLAVAGVMFFVVEIEKRLTRRFRKSA
- a CDS encoding glutamate--cysteine ligase, with translation MPLPDFHSSEPFTLGIELELQVVNPPGYDLSQDSSALIAAVKNDIKGGEVKHDITESMLEIATGVCQNIDQAAAQLSVIQQSILRAAADQHIQICGGGTHPFQKWQRQEVCDDERYNITLERFGYLILQATVFGQHVHIGCRTGDDAIYLLHGLSRFVPHFIALAAASPYMQGTDTKFASSRLNIFSGFPDNGQMPWVNNWQEFEGLFRRLSATSMVDSIKDLHWDIRPSPHFGTVEVRVMDTPLTLGHAINIAGLIQATSHWLLTARPYKHQERDFLLYRFNRFQACRYGLEGILTDVYTGEQKTVAEEIDWLLEQVAPSAEKLGATSAITEIALLLKQGKSEAQRMRDFIADGGSLISLVQKHCELWATAP
- a CDS encoding oxidoreductase translates to MSDYPTIALIGPGAIGTTIAAVLHDAGRTPLLCGRTAHPELRLRHDEGETVVPGPVLTDPSIITRPVDLVFVAVKTTQNADSAGWLRVLCDENTVVCALQNGVEQKAQLAPWVNGATVLPSVVWFPAQREPDASVWLRAKPRLTLPDVPQAQRVVDALRGTRCAVELSADFSSVAWRKLLQNAVAGLMVLANRRAGMFSREDISELALAYLREGLAVARAEGANLDDEVAQEILTNFQHAPADLGTSILADRQANRPLEWDIRNGVIQRYGRAHGIPVPISDVVVPLLAAGSEGPG
- a CDS encoding type A chloramphenicol O-acetyltransferase; this encodes MKKIIPEYTPVDLSRWARKEHFEVFQGFAQSTFNQTVLIDITALLKHIKEVGWKFYPTMIFLLAKIVNRHTEFRMAIKHNELVIWNEIHPNYTIFHNETETFSSMWSHYDGNIQHFQNTYSEDVARYGNNLAYWPKEESRENIFFVSAIPWVSFTSFNVNVANMQNFFAPMFTLAKYYEQDGKVLLPLAVQVHHSVCDGFHVARLFNELQELCNDLPHQ
- a CDS encoding DUF1795 domain-containing protein; this translates as MSEPSSQCLFSEGLINFPDGYQDRTVNVFAPPAADAPAFNISRDALNPGETLAAYIDRQLALMEKHIKGWKQGERSDATLGDSLLQGEIVHASYLRDGKRVWQQQAVFTVDSHKILVFTMTCTRVLDDADSALFGELLRSFRFHQ